From the genome of Streptococcus marmotae, one region includes:
- a CDS encoding polyprenyl synthetase family protein — MKQVEQLKWLEQVILDFYATKPVAPQLVETILYSVQAGGKRLRPLLLLELLEGFGIRLTDAHVQVAAALEMIHTGSLIHDDLPAMDNDDYRRGRLTSHKKFGEDMAILAGDSLFLDAYALVAMAELPSQIRIELIAALSKAAGTFGMVGGQVLDMEGEKRQLNLAELQAIHAHKTGKLLAYPFVATGVMLEADSQLKSLLQETGEWLGLAFQVRDDILDVTASFEELGKTPNKDLVADKATYPALLGLEEAKDFLEMSLDKVEECLQDLEKKTSFQAEKIRKIVESLRLHG; from the coding sequence ATGAAGCAAGTGGAACAATTAAAGTGGCTTGAGCAGGTTATCTTGGACTTTTATGCTACAAAGCCAGTCGCCCCTCAGTTAGTAGAAACCATTCTTTACTCCGTTCAGGCAGGTGGCAAGCGTCTGCGTCCTCTATTGCTCTTGGAGTTGCTAGAGGGATTTGGGATTAGGCTGACCGATGCCCATGTGCAGGTGGCTGCTGCCCTTGAGATGATCCATACAGGGAGCTTAATTCACGATGATTTACCAGCTATGGATAATGACGATTATCGCAGAGGGCGCTTGACGAGCCACAAAAAATTTGGGGAGGACATGGCCATTTTAGCTGGAGATAGCCTCTTTTTGGACGCTTATGCTTTGGTGGCAATGGCAGAGCTACCTAGTCAGATTCGGATAGAACTGATTGCGGCCTTGTCTAAGGCAGCTGGAACCTTTGGCATGGTTGGTGGACAAGTCCTTGATATGGAAGGAGAGAAACGGCAGTTAAATCTTGCAGAATTGCAAGCGATTCATGCCCATAAGACGGGAAAACTCCTCGCCTATCCCTTTGTAGCTACAGGGGTGATGCTGGAAGCAGATAGTCAACTAAAATCTCTCTTACAAGAAACAGGGGAATGGCTTGGACTTGCTTTTCAGGTGCGGGATGATATTTTAGATGTGACGGCTAGTTTTGAAGAACTGGGCAAAACCCCCAACAAGGATCTTGTAGCAGATAAAGCAACCTATCCAGCCCTTCTTGGTTTAGAAGAAGCAAAGGATTTCTTAGAGATGAGCTTGGACAAGGTAGAAGAATGCCTGCAAGACTTGGAGAAGAAAACCAGCTTTCAGGCAGAAAAGATTCGAAAGATAGTAGAAAGTTTACGATTACATGGCTAA
- the recN gene encoding DNA repair protein RecN, which yields MLLEISIKNFAIIEEISLNFEQGMTVLTGETGAGKSIIIDAMNMMLGSRATTDVIRHGMPKAEIEGLFSVEQSRSLRALLEEQGLEVSDELIIRREILQNGRSISRINGQLVNLSVLKAVGQHLVDIHGQHDQEELMRPQHHIAMLDEFGDEAFFQLKADYKAAFDAYKTLRKQVLTIQKNQEENKARIEMLEYQIAEIEAAGLQAGEDTELSKEREKLLNHKQIADTLANAYAMLDNEDFSSLTNVRSAMHDLESIEEFDASYKELAGSLSESYYVLEEVTKRLEGIIDGLDFDGNRLMQVEGRLDLLYSISRKYGGTVDDVLDYLEQISKEYQLLTGTDVSSEHLESELKKREKELIRLAGELATARHLLAEGLEQEIKQELKDLYMEKADFQVRFSKAKFGREGNEQVEFYISTNPGEDFKPLVKVASGGELSRLMLAIKSAFSRKEGKTSIVFDEVDTGVSGRVAQAIAQKIYKIGSHGQVLAISHLPQVIAIADYQFFIEKISDDHSTVSRVRLLTIEERIEEVAKMLAGENVTEAALTQAKELLKKG from the coding sequence ATGTTACTTGAAATTTCCATTAAAAATTTTGCCATCATTGAGGAAATTTCCCTTAATTTTGAGCAAGGAATGACAGTCCTTACAGGAGAAACAGGGGCTGGAAAGTCGATTATTATCGATGCCATGAATATGATGCTGGGAAGTCGGGCTACGACGGATGTCATTCGCCATGGGATGCCCAAGGCTGAGATAGAAGGTCTGTTTTCGGTTGAGCAAAGCCGAAGTTTACGAGCCCTTTTAGAAGAACAGGGATTAGAAGTGTCAGATGAGCTGATTATTCGGCGTGAGATACTGCAAAATGGTCGTAGTATCAGCCGCATCAATGGTCAGTTGGTCAATTTATCGGTCCTCAAAGCTGTTGGTCAGCACCTAGTGGATATTCACGGCCAGCATGATCAAGAGGAGCTGATGCGTCCACAGCACCATATTGCCATGCTTGATGAATTTGGGGACGAGGCCTTTTTCCAATTAAAGGCGGACTACAAGGCTGCGTTTGATGCATATAAAACCTTGCGCAAGCAAGTGTTGACCATTCAGAAGAACCAAGAGGAAAATAAGGCCCGTATTGAGATGCTGGAATACCAGATAGCAGAGATTGAGGCTGCAGGTCTTCAAGCTGGCGAGGACACGGAACTAAGCAAAGAGCGGGAAAAGTTACTTAACCATAAGCAGATTGCCGATACGCTGGCAAATGCCTATGCAATGCTAGACAATGAAGATTTTTCCAGTCTGACCAATGTCCGTTCTGCCATGCATGATTTGGAGTCCATTGAGGAGTTTGATGCTAGTTATAAGGAACTAGCTGGCAGTCTCTCAGAATCCTACTATGTCTTAGAAGAGGTCACCAAGCGTTTGGAAGGGATTATTGACGGACTGGATTTTGATGGCAATCGCTTGATGCAGGTTGAAGGGCGGTTGGATTTGCTGTATAGTATTAGCCGTAAGTACGGAGGCACGGTTGATGATGTCTTAGACTATTTGGAGCAAATTAGCAAAGAATACCAACTCCTAACAGGAACGGATGTCTCCTCTGAGCATCTTGAAAGTGAATTAAAAAAACGTGAAAAAGAATTGATTCGCTTGGCTGGAGAATTAGCTACTGCTCGTCATCTCTTGGCAGAAGGCTTGGAGCAAGAAATCAAGCAGGAGTTGAAAGACCTCTATATGGAGAAGGCTGATTTTCAGGTTCGCTTTAGCAAGGCTAAATTTGGTCGTGAGGGAAATGAACAGGTTGAATTTTATATTTCAACAAATCCTGGTGAGGATTTTAAACCCTTGGTTAAGGTGGCTAGTGGAGGAGAATTGTCTCGCTTGATGTTGGCGATTAAATCTGCTTTCTCACGCAAGGAAGGTAAGACCAGTATCGTCTTTGATGAGGTGGACACAGGAGTGTCTGGCCGTGTCGCCCAAGCCATTGCCCAGAAAATTTACAAAATTGGGAGCCATGGGCAGGTTCTTGCCATTTCCCACTTGCCACAAGTCATTGCCATTGCAGATTATCAGTTCTTTATTGAAAAAATCAGCGATGACCACTCAACGGTATCCCGTGTCCGTCTCTTGACGATTGAGGAACGAATTGAGGAAGTAGCCAAGATGTTGGCGGGTGAAAATGTGACAGAAGCCGCGCTCACTCAGGCAAAGGAGCTCTTAAAGAAAGGGTAG
- a CDS encoding YpmS family protein, whose protein sequence is MRQKNTGKINKWKWAFLLLVSALLALGIVVVERTTTNREATSHLATPITSKQDQKIGTFTTDKEQLNTVLATYLKDYQTDTFSYTVTATSQFLLFEGTYKVWGLTIPLYIYFQPNKLNDGSILLTVSEISAGTLSLPKEEILAYLKNQSQLPEFVEIDSKKATVIIHLAEIENDQKLYVKANTIDFYNNQLIFDIYRKS, encoded by the coding sequence GTGAGACAAAAAAACACTGGAAAAATCAATAAGTGGAAATGGGCCTTTCTTCTTTTGGTCTCTGCTCTACTTGCTTTGGGAATAGTTGTAGTAGAACGAACGACAACAAATCGAGAAGCAACTAGCCATTTAGCTACACCGATAACTTCTAAGCAAGATCAGAAAATAGGAACCTTTACTACTGATAAAGAACAACTGAACACCGTTCTGGCTACTTATTTGAAGGATTATCAAACAGATACATTTTCCTACACAGTAACAGCTACTAGTCAATTTCTTTTATTTGAAGGGACCTATAAGGTTTGGGGCTTGACTATTCCACTTTATATCTACTTTCAGCCCAATAAATTGAATGACGGCAGTATTCTATTGACCGTATCCGAAATATCTGCTGGAACCTTGTCCTTGCCAAAGGAAGAAATTCTAGCCTATCTTAAAAATCAATCCCAATTACCAGAATTTGTGGAGATTGATTCCAAGAAAGCAACGGTGATTATTCATCTTGCGGAAATTGAAAACGATCAGAAGCTATACGTCAAGGCCAACACGATTGATTTTTACAATAATCAGCTCATTTTTGATATTTATAGAAAAAGCTAA
- a CDS encoding exodeoxyribonuclease VII small subunit, translating into MSKQKKFEENLADLEQIVTRLESGDVALEDAIAEFQKGMKLSKELQETLQQAEKTLVKVMQADGTETDME; encoded by the coding sequence ATGTCAAAACAAAAGAAATTTGAGGAAAATTTGGCAGATTTGGAGCAGATTGTCACACGTTTGGAAAGTGGAGATGTGGCACTGGAGGATGCGATTGCTGAATTTCAAAAAGGGATGAAACTCTCCAAAGAACTGCAAGAAACACTCCAACAAGCAGAAAAGACCTTGGTGAAGGTCATGCAAGCAGACGGAACAGAAACGGATATGGAATGA
- a CDS encoding DegV family protein, translating to MSTIKIVTDSSTTMEPALVEELGITVVPLSVMVDGVVYSDSDLEEGQFLQLMRDSKSLPKTSQPPVGVFAETFARLAADGSQIIAILLSHALSGTVEAARQGATLSGVDVTVIDSSFTDQAAKFQVMTAARLAKDGASKEEILTAVEEVRQKTELYIGISTLENLVKGGRIGRVTGLLSSLLNIRVIMEMVDHQLHPITKGRGAKTFKKWLDEFVATLGTKKVAEIGISYAGAPDFAQEMKAVLQPFVQSEISVLETGSIIQTHTGEDAWAVLVHYE from the coding sequence ATGAGTACGATAAAAATTGTCACAGATTCTAGTACAACAATGGAACCAGCACTAGTCGAAGAATTAGGCATTACAGTTGTTCCCCTATCTGTTATGGTGGACGGCGTTGTCTATTCAGATAGCGACCTAGAAGAAGGACAGTTTCTTCAATTGATGCGAGACAGTAAAAGTTTACCGAAGACCAGTCAGCCTCCGGTAGGAGTTTTTGCTGAAACCTTTGCCAGACTTGCTGCAGACGGAAGTCAGATTATTGCGATTCTTCTATCACACGCCCTATCAGGGACAGTAGAAGCAGCTCGTCAAGGGGCGACTTTGTCAGGTGTTGATGTAACAGTTATTGATTCTAGTTTCACCGATCAGGCAGCAAAATTCCAAGTAATGACAGCGGCACGTTTGGCTAAAGATGGTGCTAGTAAAGAGGAGATTCTTACTGCAGTAGAAGAAGTTCGACAAAAAACAGAGCTATATATTGGGATTTCAACCTTGGAAAATCTCGTCAAAGGTGGTCGGATTGGTCGCGTGACGGGTTTACTGAGCTCGCTTCTCAATATTCGTGTGATTATGGAGATGGTCGATCATCAGTTGCATCCTATTACCAAAGGAAGAGGAGCGAAAACGTTCAAAAAGTGGCTAGATGAATTTGTTGCGACCTTGGGGACGAAAAAGGTAGCAGAAATTGGTATTTCTTATGCAGGGGCGCCTGATTTTGCTCAGGAAATGAAGGCAGTCTTACAGCCATTCGTGCAGTCGGAAATTTCTGTTTTAGAAACAGGATCCATCATACAAACTCATACAGGAGAGGATGCCTGGGCCGTTTTAGTACATTATGAATAG
- a CDS encoding arginine repressor: MRKKERLEKIRKFVTDFEIGTQEEIVEHLKDSGIRATQATVSRDIKELGIVKIPLKDNTYIYELPKSVSGRMKLAENNILSSECMGQMITLNLVPGSTAFVKNQIVEALSDLIFSILADDDTILIILRDPSQAQDVLETIKNW; encoded by the coding sequence ATGAGAAAAAAAGAACGCCTAGAGAAAATTAGAAAATTTGTGACGGATTTTGAGATTGGAACGCAAGAAGAAATTGTAGAACATTTGAAGGATTCGGGAATTCGAGCTACACAGGCAACGGTTTCACGAGATATTAAGGAATTAGGAATTGTCAAAATTCCTTTAAAAGACAATACCTATATCTATGAGTTGCCCAAATCTGTGTCTGGTCGGATGAAGCTAGCAGAGAACAACATTTTATCATCAGAGTGCATGGGGCAGATGATTACGCTCAATCTGGTGCCAGGAAGTACGGCCTTTGTGAAAAATCAGATCGTCGAAGCACTCTCTGACCTTATTTTTAGCATTTTAGCAGATGATGATACGATTTTAATCATCTTACGCGATCCAAGTCAGGCACAGGATGTCTTAGAAACAATAAAAAATTGGTAG
- a CDS encoding TlyA family RNA methyltransferase gives MAKERVDVLAYKQGLFDTREQAKRGVMAGLVISVVNGERYDKPGEKIDDSTELKLKGEKLKYVSRGGLKLEKALQVFGLSVVDKTTLDIGASTGGFTDVMLQSGASLVYAVDVGTNQLAWKIRQDERVVSMEQFNFRYATANDFEKTPQFASIDVSFISLSLILPALATILADEGDVVALIKPQFEAGREQIGKNGIIKDKTVHRMVLDKVTKSAVEFGFSVKALDFSPIQGGHGNVEFLAHLKKESPAVNQVFSVIETIVEQAHKELIDEKKRTPREN, from the coding sequence ATGGCTAAGGAAAGAGTAGATGTATTGGCTTATAAACAGGGGCTTTTTGATACACGAGAGCAAGCCAAACGCGGTGTCATGGCAGGCTTAGTCATCTCTGTTGTAAATGGGGAACGCTATGATAAGCCAGGTGAAAAGATTGATGACAGCACCGAGTTAAAGTTAAAAGGGGAGAAGCTGAAATACGTTAGCCGTGGCGGACTCAAGTTGGAGAAAGCCTTGCAGGTATTTGGCTTATCGGTTGTGGATAAAACGACCCTTGACATCGGAGCTTCAACTGGCGGATTTACTGACGTCATGTTGCAAAGTGGTGCTAGCCTGGTCTATGCTGTGGATGTTGGAACCAATCAATTGGCTTGGAAAATCCGACAAGATGAGCGAGTTGTTAGCATGGAGCAGTTTAATTTCCGCTATGCAACCGCTAATGATTTTGAAAAAACACCCCAATTTGCGAGTATTGATGTCAGTTTTATCTCACTCAGTCTGATTTTACCAGCTTTGGCAACGATTTTAGCGGATGAGGGTGACGTTGTTGCTTTGATTAAGCCGCAATTTGAGGCGGGACGAGAACAGATTGGGAAAAACGGAATTATCAAGGACAAGACCGTTCATCGTATGGTCTTGGACAAGGTGACAAAGTCCGCCGTAGAGTTTGGTTTTTCAGTCAAAGCTCTTGATTTTTCACCGATTCAAGGCGGTCATGGAAATGTGGAATTTTTAGCCCATTTGAAAAAGGAAAGCCCAGCTGTCAATCAGGTGTTTTCCGTGATTGAAACCATTGTAGAACAAGCACATAAGGAATTGATAGATGAGAAAAAAAGAACGCCTAGAGAAAATTAG
- a CDS encoding SGNH/GDSL hydrolase family protein, which translates to MNSRAFLHHLLFFFLSLLGFLFFFQFLISPATSRLGEGQSQSGELTAFHYVALGDSLTQGVGDKTGQGGFVPLVAQSLGNQYGYQVSYDNYGVSGNTSQQILKRMEEKEIVDSLSKANLMTLTVGGNDLRRTILEHLTQLDVSIFDEAAKDYSKRLVKIIDTARADNPHLPIYVIGIYNPFYLNFPDLTEMQAIVDNWNQTTKDTVESMESVYFVPINDLLYKGLDGEKGISQSPNSSSQVVNNLLAEEDRFHPNNTGYEIMNKAVMEAIRETKKHWKNQ; encoded by the coding sequence ATGAATAGTAGAGCATTTTTACATCATTTATTATTCTTTTTTCTCAGTTTGCTGGGATTTCTCTTTTTCTTCCAGTTTTTGATTTCACCTGCTACCTCACGTCTTGGAGAAGGACAGAGTCAATCAGGAGAGTTGACAGCCTTCCATTATGTGGCACTGGGTGATTCGCTGACGCAAGGTGTGGGAGATAAGACTGGTCAAGGCGGGTTTGTTCCACTTGTAGCTCAGAGTCTGGGAAACCAATACGGCTATCAAGTCTCTTATGATAATTACGGCGTTTCCGGCAATACTAGCCAGCAGATTCTAAAGCGGATGGAGGAGAAGGAGATTGTAGATAGCTTATCTAAGGCTAATCTGATGACCCTAACAGTTGGGGGAAATGACCTGCGTAGAACCATTTTAGAGCATCTTACGCAATTAGATGTTTCTATTTTTGATGAGGCAGCAAAGGACTACAGTAAACGCTTGGTCAAGATTATTGACACGGCAAGGGCGGATAATCCTCACTTACCAATCTACGTCATTGGTATTTATAATCCTTTCTATCTCAATTTCCCTGATTTGACAGAAATGCAGGCGATTGTGGACAATTGGAATCAGACGACAAAAGACACGGTGGAATCTATGGAATCAGTTTATTTTGTTCCCATCAATGACTTGCTCTACAAGGGCTTAGATGGGGAAAAAGGAATTAGCCAGTCGCCTAATTCGTCTAGTCAGGTCGTCAATAATCTACTTGCTGAAGAAGATCGTTTTCACCCTAACAATACAGGGTATGAAATTATGAACAAGGCAGTTATGGAGGCTATTCGTGAGACAAAAAAACACTGGAAAAATCAATAA
- a CDS encoding YiaA/YiaB family inner membrane protein, producing MNKIKKKIYRNPPAFTLMAWASFAFFVALILIGLYTLKEPLMGKGYYLMGPVSLISSSFTVPKVVRDNQEDEDNYNLLLQKATIEDDSNT from the coding sequence ATGAATAAAATAAAAAAGAAAATCTATCGTAATCCCCCTGCCTTTACCCTCATGGCTTGGGCCTCTTTTGCCTTCTTCGTGGCTTTGATTTTAATCGGTTTATATACACTAAAAGAACCACTCATGGGCAAAGGATATTATCTAATGGGACCTGTGAGCTTGATTTCTTCATCCTTTACCGTTCCAAAGGTTGTGCGTGACAATCAAGAAGACGAAGACAACTACAATCTATTGCTACAAAAAGCAACGATCGAAGATGATAGCAATACTTAA
- the xseA gene encoding exodeoxyribonuclease VII large subunit, whose protein sequence is MPDYLSVSSLTKYLKLKFDRDPYLERVYLTGQVSNFRKRPSHQYFSLKDEKAVIQATVWAGVYKSLGFELEEGMKINVVGRVQLYEPSGSYSIIIEKAEPDGIGALAIQFEQLKKKLGDEGLFQDKFKQAIPQFARKIGVVTSPSGAVIRDIITTVSRRFPGREIVLYPTKVQGDGAAIEIAQNIRRANERDDLDVLIIGRGGGSIEDLWAFNEEEVVRAIFESRIPIISSVGHETDTTLADFVADRRAATPTAAAELATPVTKLDLLSHLKQQENRMSKAMGNRLVYHRERLEKLVHSVIFRQPERLYDAYLQKLDQLQLRMRQSMFDYKNRGEKQSQVLTQRLLACSPAQKIALYQEKLVQQKRLLRSNTAVIYDQKVSDVKRLANSLLLLDTSRIVARGYALLEQNGRVIDSVHKVKKEENVTIQLRDGHLEVEVKDVKTKEI, encoded by the coding sequence ATGCCAGATTATTTGTCGGTGTCATCGTTGACCAAGTATTTGAAGTTGAAGTTTGACCGAGATCCGTATTTAGAGCGGGTTTATTTGACGGGGCAGGTGTCTAATTTTCGTAAGCGACCGAGTCACCAGTATTTTTCGCTGAAGGATGAAAAGGCAGTGATTCAGGCAACTGTTTGGGCAGGTGTTTATAAATCGCTAGGATTTGAGTTAGAAGAAGGCATGAAGATTAATGTCGTTGGCCGGGTTCAGTTGTATGAGCCGAGTGGTAGTTACTCCATTATCATCGAAAAGGCTGAACCAGACGGAATTGGTGCTCTTGCTATTCAGTTTGAGCAATTAAAAAAGAAATTGGGGGACGAGGGGCTTTTTCAAGACAAATTCAAGCAAGCCATTCCGCAATTTGCAAGAAAAATTGGAGTGGTGACCAGTCCTAGTGGAGCAGTCATTCGAGATATTATTACGACGGTTAGCCGGCGTTTCCCAGGTCGCGAGATCGTCTTATATCCCACCAAGGTGCAGGGAGATGGTGCAGCGATCGAGATTGCTCAAAATATCCGTAGGGCGAATGAGCGAGATGACCTTGACGTTCTGATTATTGGGCGTGGAGGGGGTTCTATTGAGGATTTGTGGGCTTTTAATGAAGAAGAAGTTGTCCGAGCCATTTTTGAATCACGAATTCCGATTATCTCAAGTGTGGGCCATGAAACAGATACAACCTTGGCAGATTTTGTAGCAGATAGGCGTGCAGCAACCCCAACAGCAGCAGCGGAATTGGCAACACCTGTAACCAAATTGGATCTGTTATCTCATCTCAAACAGCAGGAAAATCGGATGAGTAAAGCTATGGGAAATCGGTTGGTCTATCATCGTGAGCGGTTAGAGAAATTAGTTCACTCAGTGATATTTCGACAGCCAGAACGGCTGTATGATGCCTACTTACAAAAATTAGATCAGTTACAATTGCGCATGCGACAATCGATGTTCGACTATAAAAATAGAGGGGAAAAGCAGAGTCAAGTATTAACTCAGCGCTTGCTTGCATGCTCGCCAGCTCAGAAAATTGCCCTCTATCAGGAAAAATTAGTCCAGCAGAAACGATTGTTACGGAGCAACACGGCTGTCATCTATGATCAGAAAGTCTCAGACGTTAAGCGCTTGGCAAACAGTCTGTTACTGCTGGATACCAGTCGGATTGTGGCACGAGGTTACGCACTGCTAGAGCAGAATGGTCGAGTCATTGATAGTGTTCATAAAGTGAAAAAAGAGGAAAATGTGACGATTCAGCTACGAGATGGTCACTTAGAAGTTGAGGTAAAGGATGTCAAAACAAAAGAAATTTGA
- a CDS encoding GNAT family N-acetyltransferase yields the protein MMIRQAQLTDIPTLTALLQEILTVHHEVRPDLFKETGQKFSTQELEKLIEDPQQPIFVYEVEGEVVGHLFCKIVSQEHSVLQTVKTLFIDDLCVKQGMRGKRIGQQLYEYALAFAKEQNCYNVTLDVWSDNKEAVAFYQRLGLKQQKVRMESIV from the coding sequence GTGATGATTCGTCAAGCACAATTAACAGACATTCCAACCTTAACTGCCTTACTACAAGAGATTCTGACTGTCCATCATGAGGTGAGACCAGATTTATTTAAAGAAACGGGTCAAAAGTTTTCTACTCAAGAATTGGAGAAACTGATAGAAGATCCTCAACAACCAATTTTTGTCTATGAAGTCGAAGGAGAGGTCGTTGGTCATTTGTTCTGTAAAATAGTGAGTCAAGAGCATTCTGTATTGCAAACGGTTAAGACCCTCTTTATTGATGATTTGTGTGTGAAACAGGGGATGAGAGGGAAAAGAATTGGACAGCAATTGTATGAGTATGCACTAGCTTTTGCCAAGGAACAAAACTGCTACAATGTGACACTTGATGTTTGGAGTGATAATAAGGAAGCTGTTGCTTTCTATCAGCGGTTAGGCTTGAAACAGCAGAAAGTGCGCATGGAGAGTATTGTATAG
- a CDS encoding metallophosphoesterase translates to MPNYFVIGDVHGKAGMLELVLQHWNEQDQLILLGDLIDRGENSRAVLERVKHLVDSKGAICLSGNHEYMFLAWLDNPEERYNHYKRNGGDTTINSLLGRPLDAPVDGVLDAERVRNEAGDLVAFIRQMLFHVETEQLIFVHAGLDLTLDNWQDTTDYQKVWLRAPFHEAENKTGKGIVFGHTPTTYLTGEPMESSKLWKTADGKIGMDGGAVYGGVLHGILFTDGQIAQHYAIPNDGFVASDD, encoded by the coding sequence ATGCCTAACTATTTTGTCATCGGAGATGTCCATGGAAAAGCTGGTATGCTGGAGTTGGTCCTCCAGCATTGGAATGAACAGGACCAGTTGATCTTGTTAGGAGATTTAATTGACCGCGGGGAAAATAGCCGAGCGGTGCTGGAACGTGTTAAGCATTTGGTGGATAGCAAAGGTGCTATTTGCTTGTCTGGTAATCATGAATACATGTTTCTTGCCTGGTTAGACAATCCAGAAGAGCGTTATAATCATTACAAACGAAATGGTGGGGATACGACCATTAACTCGCTCTTAGGCCGTCCCTTGGATGCTCCAGTAGACGGTGTGTTGGATGCTGAGCGGGTCAGGAATGAAGCAGGGGACTTGGTTGCTTTTATCCGACAAATGCTCTTTCATGTGGAGACTGAGCAGCTGATTTTTGTTCATGCTGGTCTTGATTTGACCTTGGACAATTGGCAAGATACGACTGATTATCAAAAGGTCTGGCTGCGAGCCCCTTTCCATGAAGCGGAAAATAAAACTGGAAAAGGGATTGTTTTTGGACATACTCCGACTACTTATCTGACTGGAGAGCCGATGGAGAGTTCCAAATTATGGAAGACCGCTGATGGAAAGATTGGGATGGATGGCGGTGCTGTTTATGGCGGTGTTTTGCATGGAATTCTCTTTACAGACGGTCAGATTGCCCAGCACTATGCCATTCCAAATGACGGTTTTGTCGCCAGTGATGATTAG
- a CDS encoding HU family DNA-binding protein, producing the protein MANKQDLIAKVAEATSLTKKDSAAAVDAVFAAVADYLAAGEKVQLIGFGNFEVRERAARKGRNPQTGKEITIAASKVPAFKAGKALKDAVK; encoded by the coding sequence ATGGCTAATAAACAAGATTTGATTGCAAAAGTTGCAGAAGCAACTTCATTGACAAAGAAAGATTCAGCAGCAGCAGTAGATGCAGTATTTGCAGCAGTAGCTGACTACCTTGCAGCAGGTGAAAAAGTTCAATTGATTGGTTTCGGTAACTTTGAAGTTCGTGAGCGTGCAGCACGTAAAGGTCGCAACCCACAAACTGGTAAAGAAATCACAATTGCAGCTTCTAAAGTTCCGGCATTCAAAGCTGGTAAAGCTCTTAAAGACGCTGTTAAATAA